From Theropithecus gelada isolate Dixy chromosome 5, Tgel_1.0, whole genome shotgun sequence:
GGTCACGCGGACGTACTTGAAGCGGCCGGTCCACGTGACCCTGTGGCCCTCCAGGTGGCTGCAGAGGATCTGGGTGCGTGCCATGTTGGTCTCCTTCCAGGCGCGTGGCCCACACAGCGCCCCGTACTGCTGCCAGGTCAGTGTGGAGTTGTAGACCTTCATGCCCTCTGAGCGGTACACATAGAACCAGCAGAACAGCACGATGGCCGTGAGCCACACCAGGATGAGCTTGACCATGGAGCTCCGCGTCAGGGACTTCACCATCCCCACCACGGAGAAGCTGGCCTTGGTCCACCAGCGCAGCAGCAGGGGCACGCTGCAGACCGCCATGGTGACTGCGATCTTGGTGAGCTCCAGAGACACGAACCACCGGGCGAACTGCAGCACGCCCACCAGGGCCAGGCCGGCCACCAGGATGGGGAGggcaaagaggaagaggaagtagCCGATGGAGGCACGGAGCAGCCCCAGGCCGGTGGACTCCAGCAGGATGACCACCGAGAGCTCGCACCACATGAAGCACACCAGGTAGGGCACCAGGTAGCAGTAGGTGCCCTTGAAATTCCTCAGCTGCGCCATGCGGAAAAAGAGGTAGAGCAGGTAGACGTAGAGCAGGCAGGGGACGCTGACGTTGAGGACGACCAGGTGGCCGACAGGCACAGTGATGAAGGTCTGGCCAAGGACCTTCAGGTAGGGCCAATTCAGGGGCATGGAGGGCAGCAGCGACAGCAGGCCGGCGGTGACCTCGGTGGCCAGGGCCCTGCGCGTGTAGGGCTCCGCGTGGGTGCTCAGGCTCAGGTAGCTGGTCACAGTGAAGAAGCCGGTGATGACAGCCAGCTCCGAGCAGGGGATGCAGTCCTTGCTGGCGATGGGAAAGGAGAAGATGACGAAGACGACAGAGAGCAGGAAGTGGGCGTAGGGCTCCAGGTGGTTCCAGCCGAAGTTGACCTCGGCCTGCTCCACGTCCAGGTTGGGCTCGAAGCGCAGCAGCAGGTCAGTGAGGGTGCGGAAGTTCTCCCACGCCTTGCTGTCCTGGAACACCTTGAGGGTGCAGATCACCATGGAGATGAAGGACAGATAGAAGATGACCAGCGGGATGAAGAAGGCGAAGAAGTCGATGGTGAGGTTGCTGATAATGAAGAAGAAGATGAGGGCGTTGATGTGGTGCGTGGGGATGATGGTGGACAGCCAGTGCATGCCCGCCCTGGAGGCCATGTCGATCAGGTACTCCTTGATCTCCATGATGGCGTGCAGGGGATACTTGACCACCTAGGGGAAAGACGGTATGTGGGAACCAGGCTAGGACAGGACCCCCACTGCTCCCATCTCACGCCTCCCTCTGACCACCCTGCCTCTGGGCAAAAGGAACATGCACCCCTGCGTTTTCCCGTTGTCGGCCGCATCCTAGTGgtcctccctccatccttttCCAGGTGGCCCTCCCCACGCTCGCAGTCCCTGTGGGCCCTCCCTCTTCTGGGCCTGGAGCCCTTCTCTGTCCCATGCCTGGCTCCCCACCTTCTGCCAGTGTGACTAGACACATGTGTGCTTCTCTCCCTGCAAGACCTCCAGCAGCCACGGgctccccacttccctcccctCAGGGTCACCCACATGAAGAGATGATGGAGCCCTAAGATGCCTGTCTGGGAGCTGGTTTTGTGACCCAGCTCTGCACTGCAGCAAGGACgtcacctccctgagcctccatGAAGGGAAATGGCAATCCTCATGAGGCTGGGCTCCAGGAGGGGAAGCCGCAGGCAGTCCTGGGAGGGGCAGCAGAGCAAGCGTCAGGAAAAGGGAGTTCAATGCAGACACAGGCAGAGGGACCAGCACCACTCTCCCAGCAAAGACACCATTCAACTGCACGGGGCGGCCGGATGAGCTGCCCTCCCTGGGGCAGAAGACCCTGAGAAGCAGCTGCCAGGCCACCTGCCGCCCCTACACACAcgcatacattcacacacacacacgcaacccACCCCTACACacgcacattcacacacacacacaccccacccctacacacgcacattcacacacacacacaacccacccCTACACacgcacattcacacacacacaacccacccctacacatgcattcacacacacatacaacccacccctacacacacgtgcatacacacacaacctGCCCctacacacgcatgcacacacacacaaaaaacccacccctacacatgcacattcacacacacatgcaacccacccctacacacatacattcacacaacCCACCCCTAcacaattcacacacacacaacccgcCCCTACAaatgcacattcacacacacacgttcacacaCACAACCACCCCTGCATAcgcacacattcacacacgcacacattcacACAACCCACCcctatacacatgcacacattcacacacactcatgcGACCCACCCCTACACACAACATGCATTCACACAGGTGCACACCCACCCCTACactgtgcacacacatgtacacacccaGTCCTACACGTGCAtcctcacacatgcacacccacccCTACACACGTGCACATATGCACACCTACCCTACACGTGTGCACCTATACATACACACCAGCGCACGCCCCCATGGTGCTTATAATAGGCACACAATCCCATACAGCCACGGCCAAAGGCTGCCCTCCCCCCACCTGTGGGTCCTGCTTCCCTGCTCTGCACACAGCGCTGAGGTCAGAAGCAGCTCTTGGCCTTCACCACAGCCAAGAGGAGCAGAGGGCTGAGGAAGGCATGCTGGGAGCAGCATCAGGATGGGGTGAAGCAGTGCTGCCACCCAGGGCCGGCCCCCATGCCTGCCTGGTCTGTGCAGAACTCAGAGGCCCTGAGCCCTGCCAGAACACGGGGCAGCCAGGCAGAGGGACTGGAGGGGATGTGGGAGAAAGTGGCCATGGTGCCAGTGCTTATGCAGCATGGTGTGGCATACAAAGCAGGGTCTGGGCATCTTCAGAAGTGCCAGGAGCCTGGACCAACACCAGGAAGTGGACGCCTAGGGGGTGGCCCCACATGGGGGTACGGAAGCCTGGCTGCGTGTCCAGAGTCTACTGAGGGGCTACGTGACACAGCCAGGCTGGAGCACCGACAGACAAGAAGTGGCAGCTACACCCTATGAGCTCAGGGGACCTGCCGCCCCTACACACAcgcatacattcacacacacacacgcaacccACCCCTACACACACGCATACATTCACACAGACACGCACCAGCCCCCACAAATCCCCTGGGGCAGCACCAGCCCCCACAAATCCCCTGGGGCAGGCTTTCTCCACCCGACCCACCAGAGGGCCAAGGAGGGATCCCAGGTGAATGGCAACTGGGTGACAACACCAGAATGTGGCCTTCACCTGCCAAGAGCCTTGGCTGTCAGCTCTGGAGGACCAGAACACCTGGAAGCAACCAGAAGACTGAGTCTTCCACAGATGAGAGGGACAGGCTCATGGAGGAAATGGAAGTAAAATGAGTGTTTGCATGCACATCTACACACACAGACTGAGCCTTCCACGGATGACAGGGACAGGCTCACAGAGGAAACGCAAGTGTTTAGGAGTGTGGGCATGCACAACTACACACACAGACTTGAGTCTTCCACAGATTTGAGGAGAGGGGCAGGCTCATGGAGGAAACGGAAGTGTTCAggagtgtgtgcatgcacgtcTACACGTATGGGGGAACAGCTCTGCTGCTTCGTATATATTTGTGACAGTCCACTTAATCTCTGTTTTAtaacaagcaaataaatgattaaagCAGCCAATAGCTCCCCCAGGTCTCTCTGGGGTCAACAACCTTCTCCACGAGCAGAGAGGTGCTCACACTGCCAGGAGATGGCCAGGGGTGACTAGGGAAGACCAGGCACTACAGGGTTGAGGGCATTTCCAATGCTTGCCAGAGAGCTAGAGGGCATTTATGAAAACCAACCTACTCCACGGTTTGTCTGGGGCGAGCCCCTGGAGTATGACGCCAGGCCAGACGGCTAAAATCAACAGCTAGAAATGAGTCAACATGTGCGTCAGCCGGCAGGCTGCTCAGTTAATCCCTGTGTGGGGGCCTTGCTAACAGCAGGACAACTAAAGGTGGCCTGGCCCGCCACTGCTCACCACCACTGTCTCACGCACGACCGCCATGGTAGCAAGGGGGTGGCCTTGGTAAAAATTAATCTGAAATCCCGTCTTACTCAAAGTCATGCACATTCTTTTGCCTAGAGGAACACATACAGCCACCTGGTTGAGAGGGCCTTTAAAAGACAAGGAAGATTCTAGAACATTATGTCGGATGGCATCTTGCCTCTGCTCAGAcagtgtggaggggctggccatCCACCTGAACTCAATGACCAGGGAACGATTCTCTTTTTAAAGCCCCAATTTCTGCTCCCTGTAGTGTCCACTCAAGACCCTCCTCTGACATGGGATTAAAAAGTTCAGTCTCCTTTTCTGCAGAGAAGGTTCAAACAAATGCAACTCCTGAgatggaaaaagaatgaaattttaaaaatgagtgagGAGTCTGCTTCTATGAATAGAACGCTGCAGAGCTCTCGGTCTGGGCCCGCGGTGATCAGCCCTTCTGCTGCCACGAGAAACCAGGAAGCAGCATCACCACACAGGTGGCCGAGCGGACCCATGAAGAAGGCGGGCTGCGGAAGGGAGCCAAGACGAGATTCTGCTCAAACCTGTGGGCAAAAATGTTCCCGCGTTGGATTTTCCAATTACGTAATGTTAAAAATGTTCGGATTTTCAGATATGATGAAGTTTGTTTTCAGAGGATTTTATCTACGATGACAGCTTGCACCTCCAGGCTCCAGAAGAGAACTGTGTGGAGTCTGGAACATTCTTTGTGGGAGTAAGCCTGGCTCACAAAGAGGCATCTGCCATTTTCACTTTGGGTGAAGACCTCTCTGTTCTGCAAACGGCTACTAAAAGCTGGGACAGCTCTCAGCCTGGGGAGATGCTTGTGACGATTCATTACCTCCCTCACAAGAGACTTCTAAGAAGACAAGCTGCAAAGGAATCAAAGTGCTCTGACAGCTTCAAAAACCGAAGCGAATCGGAGCCTTGTTTATTTCTTGTCAGAATAGTTTAAATCTCTCCCTTCTAAAAAGGACTTTTAGGCTGGCTGGACACAGGGtctcatgcctgaatcccagaagtttgggaggtcaaagtgggaggctcacttggcccaggagtctgagaccagcgtaggcaacaatagtgagaccccatcgctacaaaattGTTTCAAacaatcagctgggtgtggtggcccatgcctgtcatccagctgtttgggaggctgaggtgggagggtaacTAGAGTCTGGcacgttgaggctgcagtgagctgtgaccctgccactgcacttcagcctgggcaacagaacaagaccctgtcatTAAGTAACATAAAAAAATAGGACTTTCAGGTGCTACACAATATTGGACTCACCATCCATAAATAGGTGACATAATGCATCCAAACAGGATGCATATGCGAGGAGGCATTACTATAATAGTACTTACACCAGACGGCATAAACTGGGACACCTGGGCCATGGCCGCCTGGCCCAAGGGTCTTCTCCAAGTTGCTCTTTCACCTGTGACCCTCACTGGCATTTCGGGAGTGTCTTTGCCAAAACCATGCCAGAaccccagcttcctcatctccCATTAGTAAGGCGATGATGGCACCCAATCTCTGAATATGCCCGCCTAGGGCCAGCTCTGAGCAGACCGTCAGTCAAAAACATGTGCTCGCTTGGTTCAAGCTCTTGGCCATCCCGGCCCACGTCTCAGAACTTCGGCAGACCGGTCAGTGTCATACCCTGGACATACAAGTGGGAGGCGCAGAGCCTTCCACCTGCAACCCTAGAGGACTCGCAGCTCTGGGCACTCGGCGGGGCTCACACTCAGACTCATCTGGCTCCGAGTCCCCGGAGCAGGGCTGTTGTGCCTGCTGCTCTCTGGGCTGAAGCCGCTCCTGCAGCACCCGGGTTCCTGCTCTTCCCCCGCAGAGGGTGGGCTTACTCTGACCCTCTCCCTGGCTCCAGGATGGTGACCTTTCAGCCTACTGCCTGCCTGACAGCTGGTGGCCCAACCATCTCCTGGTCCTGGCCCTGACGCATGCACCCATCTGAGTACAATGATGGCAGTTCCTTCAGGTTCTCAGTCGGTTCAGAAGACAGAACCCCAGGGTGTGTGCATGACGCTGCCCGCAGGCACTGTGACAACCATCTGCTGGGGCCCCTTGTGCTGGCCTCAGTGGGGATCCTGCGTCATGAGGCCAAGCTTCTGGAAATCCTGGTGCTCTCTGCAGAGTGAGACAGGCACACAGCTAATTGAACCATGCGAGCTGAACCGTGGGCAACTCTGTGAGAGGCCATAGGGCCACATGGCCAAGAAAACAAGCTGTCAGGCCCACATTGCTGGGCTTCCCTGCTTTCCTCCTGCCGCCCAAGCTGCTCATGTCCTCCAGGTATGCCCAATGTCACCCTGCACAAGTGCCACCCACCACGCTCCCACACTGGCCTCACTCCCTGAGCCCTTGCAGGTCCAGGGGCAGTGGGCGCCTCTGCAGGTCCTCCCTGGCCTGATGGACATGGGCACTTTGTTTTGGGGGAAGGCATCTCAAGGCACTGGCCTCCACTCTGGACATACACGGAGAAATCTGCTAAGTGACGAAGTCTAGATGAAAGTCGGCCTCAGCCCGCCCCACCGCCCCCTACGCTCTGCACAGAAGGACCCGAGGCCCCGTGCTGGCCATCCCAGCACTCCTGCCCAACACCGCCCCTGGTTTCCGAGCCTGACAGGTCAGGAAAGAAAGGCCTCCCTCCTGAGGACACATCCTTATGAGGACAGATGATGTCCCGAGGTACCAGCGGCGCGGTTCTGGGACACTCTGTGATAGACGAGAACCTCCTCACCTGCAGCTTCCTGGAAGGTGCCCTGCCTAAGGTGTACGAGTCCTTGGGAGGCAGGCTCCGGCCTCACTGGGGTCTCGGTCACTCACCTTCAGGCGCAGCGGCAGGTCCTCAGGGCTCTTCCCCGCCAGCTCGTCGTCATCTTCGTCGTCCTGCAGGAACAGGCTGCTAGGGATGACGCCCTTGGCGTACTTCTTAGTGATCTCCACAAAGTCATCCAGTGCAATGTAGTTCTTGGCTGAAGCATGagagaaaacagcatgggggCCCCGCTGCCGCCCTATCACAGAGCAatgggctggggatggtggcgtgGGGCCAAGCTAAGAAAGGAGCTGAGTGGGTTCAGGTGGAGGAAACCCTCCCCTGGGTGGCCTGAGGGGTGAGGACCAGGCTGGGTGAGGAGGAAGGGGGCAGGTTTGCCGAGTGCCAGCCTCCACTCCTGGCCCCCGGCCCCTGGGTGTGCTGTCCCCACCCCAAGTGTCCCTCTCTGCCTAGCTCCTCATGCCTGGAGGCCACTTACCCACACCTTTCACCCAGTTCACCTACCAAGCCTCACAACCTGCATCTTCAGTGCATGCTGACTCCCTCCTCTACCTCCAGCCAGCGTGTGGCTTCTCACAGCACAGGTGACAAGCCGCCCTGTAGGCCAGCACCCTGCCAACCGCTCCATCCAACATGATCGGCGCCCCCAACCCCTCCGTTCAACATGATCTACCCAGGGCCTACTGTGCACCTGCTAACCGCTCCATCCAACAGGATCTGCCCACACACCTACTACGTGCCTGCTAACACCTCCATCCAACATGCACCCTGCCATGGGCCGACTTACCCCTCCATCCAACATGTTTCACCAAGAGCCTGTTACGTGCCCACTGACCCCTCTACCCAGCGTGATCCACCGAGAGCTACGCGCCCAGTGACCCCTCCATCCAACATGATTCCTAAGGAGGCAATGAGGCCCCTGAAGGACCCCAGCTACCGTGGGTGAGATGGTGTCCAGGAGGGCCTCCATGGGAAGGATGAGAAAGAAAGGACCATGctggggcagggcagagggagaCAAGCCAGGGTGCTGCAGAAACCCTAGGGAGGAGACAGGCTGCATCCAAGATGGCAGCCGTGATAGTGGGCGCCGACAGACCTCCTAATGGATCAGCTGCGTGTGCAAGAGGAGAGGAGTCGGGGGAGCACCCAGATGTAGCAGCAGCAAAGAGAGATGAGGCAGCCTCGGGGGGCCCACACAGGTGGCAGGTGGCACAGGCCTCAGCAGCTCACTGTAGACACCCGAGCTGTGAGCTGACCATGGGACAGCCAGGTACAGGAGATGTGGAAGGAGCATGGGCAGGAGGCAACCCGGGCAGGCTGGAGGCTTGCGGGTTGAGGACGGCGTCTGCCACACAAGAGTGGTCACCAAGGCCACCCACACATTTCCCTACCAGGGCACAGTCCCTGCAGGAAGACCCTGGTCCCCACAAGGAAGGCCCTGTCCTCATACGGATGAATACCTCGGGCAGGACGTCCTGTCCTGAGAGACAGAACATTAGTCTAGGGACCCCAAGAAGGAGTAGCCAGGGTGGCAGCAAGGACCCCGGGCCTGGCCGGGCAGAGGCTCTAAGGAGAAGAGCAGTCATCTTTGCCCACGCTGCCGACGGACCAAGTCAGACAAGACAAGAAGTGGC
This genomic window contains:
- the WFS1 gene encoding wolframin; translated protein: MDSDTAPLGPSCPQPPPAPQPQARSRLNATASLEQERSERPRATGPQAGPGPGVRDAAAPAEPHAQHTRSRERADGTGPTKGDVEIPFEEILERAKAGDPKAQTEVGKHYLQLAGDTDEELNSCTAVDWLVLAAKQGRREAVKLLRRCLADRKGITSENEREVRQLSSETDLERAVRKAALVMYWKLNPKKKKQVAVAELLENVGQVNEHDGGVQPGPVPKSLQKQRRMLERLVSSESKNYIALDDFVEITKKYAKGVIPSSLFLQDDEDDDELAGKSPEDLPLRLKVVKYPLHAIMEIKEYLIDMASRAGMHWLSTIIPTHHINALIFFFIISNLTIDFFAFFIPLVIFYLSFISMVICTLKVFQDSKAWENFRTLTDLLLRFEPNLDVEQAEVNFGWNHLEPYAHFLLSVVFVIFSFPIASKDCIPCSELAVITGFFTVTSYLSLSTHAEPYTRRALATEVTAGLLSLLPSMPLNWPYLKVLGQTFITVPVGHLVVLNVSVPCLLYVYLLYLFFRMAQLRNFKGTYCYLVPYLVCFMWCELSVVILLESTGLGLLRASIGYFLFLFALPILVAGLALVGVLQFARWFVSLELTKIAVTMAVCSVPLLLRWWTKASFSVVGMVKSLTRSSMVKLILVWLTAIVLFCWFYVYRSEGMKVYNSTLTWQQYGALCGPRAWKETNMARTQILCSHLEGHRVTWTGRFKYVRVTDIDNSAESAINMLPFFIGDWMRCLYGEAYPACSPGNTSTAEEELCRLKLLAKHPCHIKKFDRYKFEITVGMPFSSGADSSRGREEDDVTKDIVLRASSEFKSVLLSLRQGSVIEFSTILEGRLGSKWPVFELKAISCLNCMAQLSPARRHVKIEHDWRSTVHGAVKFAFDFFFFPFLSAA